A genome region from Vibrio tapetis subsp. tapetis includes the following:
- the ccoN gene encoding cytochrome-c oxidase, cbb3-type subunit I has translation MSQEKQLEHNYNYTVVRQFTLVTILWGIVGMAVGVLIAAQLVWPQLNFDTPWLTYSRLRPLHTNAVIFAFGTSALFATSYYVVQRTCQTRLFGGPLVAFTFWGWQAIILSAAITLPLGLTSGKEYAELEWPIDIAITLVWVAYAVVFFGTLIKRNTSHIYVANWFFGAFIITVAVLHIVNSLAVPVSLGKSYSIYSGAVDAMVQWWYGHNAVGFLLTAGFLGMMYYFVPKQAERPVYSYRLSIVHFWALVSLYIWAGPHHLHYTALPDWTQSLGMVMSLVLFAPSWGGMINGIMTLSGAWHKLRHDPILRFLVVSLSFYGMSTFEGPMMAIKTVNALSHYTDWTIGHVHSGALGWVAMVSIGSVYHLVPRLFGQERMYSISLINVHFWLATIGTVLYIVAMWISGVMQGLMWRAVNADGTLTYSFVESVQASYPFYFVRFIGGLIFLSGMFLLAYNTYKTVSAPKDSLKAIVHTA, from the coding sequence ATGAGCCAAGAAAAGCAGCTGGAACACAACTACAACTATACCGTAGTACGTCAATTTACCTTAGTAACCATACTTTGGGGAATTGTCGGGATGGCAGTTGGTGTTTTAATCGCCGCTCAATTAGTCTGGCCACAGCTCAACTTTGATACGCCGTGGTTGACGTATAGTCGCTTACGTCCTCTGCATACTAATGCGGTAATTTTTGCGTTTGGTACCAGTGCACTGTTTGCAACATCTTATTATGTTGTGCAGCGTACTTGTCAAACACGTCTATTTGGTGGTCCTTTGGTCGCCTTCACCTTTTGGGGTTGGCAAGCCATAATTTTATCCGCTGCAATCACTTTACCGTTAGGACTTACGTCTGGTAAAGAGTATGCAGAATTAGAATGGCCGATTGATATCGCTATCACACTCGTTTGGGTGGCGTATGCGGTAGTGTTCTTCGGAACATTAATAAAGAGGAATACTTCACACATCTATGTAGCAAACTGGTTCTTTGGTGCCTTCATCATCACCGTAGCCGTCTTGCATATAGTGAACAGTTTGGCTGTTCCGGTTTCATTAGGTAAATCATATTCGATTTACTCTGGTGCGGTCGATGCCATGGTTCAGTGGTGGTATGGTCACAACGCAGTAGGCTTCCTACTGACTGCTGGCTTCCTCGGAATGATGTACTACTTTGTACCTAAACAAGCTGAACGACCAGTTTACTCTTACCGTTTGTCTATCGTTCACTTTTGGGCTTTGGTTTCACTGTATATTTGGGCTGGTCCTCACCACCTTCATTACACAGCATTACCAGATTGGACTCAGTCACTAGGTATGGTCATGTCGTTAGTTCTATTCGCTCCTTCTTGGGGTGGCATGATTAACGGTATTATGACGCTATCAGGTGCATGGCATAAGCTTCGCCATGATCCTATTTTGCGCTTCCTAGTTGTTTCATTGTCTTTCTACGGTATGTCTACCTTTGAAGGCCCAATGATGGCAATCAAAACTGTTAACGCCCTATCTCACTATACGGACTGGACTATCGGTCACGTTCACTCTGGTGCGTTAGGTTGGGTTGCAATGGTATCTATTGGTTCTGTTTACCACCTTGTACCGCGTTTATTCGGTCAAGAGCGTATGTATTCTATTAGCCTGATCAATGTTCACTTTTGGTTAGCAACTATTGGTACCGTTCTATACATCGTAGCAATGTGGATTTCAGGTGTAATGCAAGGTCTGATGTGGCGTGCAGTAAATGCTGATGGTACGTTGACTTATAGCTTCGTTGAATCAGTACAGGCATCTTACCCGTTCTACTTCGTACGCTTCATAGGTGGATTAATCTTCCTATCGGGCATGTTCCTATTGGCTTATAACACTTATAAGACCGTTAGCGCACCAAAAGATAGCCTAAAAGCTATTGTTCATACGGCTTAA